In one window of uncultured Acetobacteroides sp. DNA:
- the galK gene encoding galactokinase gives MLKETVRKSFNERFHTTGAVYAAPGRVNLIGEHTDYNLGFVLPGAIDKAIILEVKPNGTESFNVRSIDYNEETSFVANGQKTPYAWANYILGVIMELKALGFTTPGFDCVFGGNIPLGGGLSSSAALESAFAFAINDMNGFGLSRMQLAKVGQLAEHNYAGVRCGIMDQFASLHGQKDMLMKLDCRSLDYELVPFKLDGYRVILLDTNVKHSLASSEYNVRRAQCEEGIATIIKRHPKVESLRDVTLEMLAEVKAELSPVVYNRCEYVVKENIRLNAACEALKKGDILSFGKEMYGSHEGLSKYYEVSCKELDFLVDVAKSVSGVIGARMMGGGFGGCTINVVAEANHDEFVAAAVAQFEKQFGKKPTVYDVVISDGARKIS, from the coding sequence ATGTTAAAGGAAACAGTTAGAAAGTCTTTCAATGAAAGGTTTCACACCACCGGAGCAGTTTACGCTGCTCCTGGCCGTGTGAATCTCATTGGCGAACACACCGACTACAACCTTGGCTTCGTTCTTCCTGGTGCTATCGACAAGGCTATCATCCTTGAGGTTAAGCCTAACGGCACCGAATCTTTCAACGTAAGGTCTATCGACTACAACGAGGAAACCTCATTTGTAGCAAACGGACAAAAAACTCCATATGCCTGGGCCAACTACATCCTAGGCGTTATCATGGAGCTTAAGGCGCTAGGCTTTACGACTCCTGGATTCGACTGCGTATTTGGAGGAAACATTCCACTTGGCGGCGGACTATCATCATCAGCAGCACTTGAGAGCGCTTTTGCCTTTGCCATTAACGACATGAATGGCTTTGGTCTAAGCCGCATGCAGCTGGCTAAGGTTGGTCAGCTAGCCGAGCACAACTATGCAGGTGTACGCTGTGGAATTATGGACCAGTTTGCCTCGCTGCATGGGCAGAAGGACATGCTGATGAAGCTCGACTGCCGTTCGTTGGATTACGAGCTGGTTCCTTTTAAACTTGATGGATACAGGGTAATCCTACTCGACACCAACGTTAAGCACTCGTTGGCTTCTTCGGAGTACAACGTTCGCAGGGCCCAATGCGAGGAAGGCATTGCTACGATTATCAAGAGACATCCTAAAGTAGAAAGCCTGCGCGATGTTACCCTCGAAATGCTTGCCGAAGTAAAGGCGGAGCTTAGCCCTGTGGTTTACAACCGCTGCGAGTACGTGGTGAAGGAGAACATCCGCCTTAACGCGGCCTGCGAAGCGCTAAAGAAAGGCGACATCCTTTCGTTTGGCAAGGAGATGTACGGCTCTCACGAAGGGCTCAGCAAGTACTACGAGGTTAGCTGCAAGGAACTCGACTTCCTTGTTGATGTGGCAAAGTCGGTTAGCGGAGTAATTGGTGCCAGAATGATGGGCGGCGGCTTTGGTGGGTGCACCATCAACGTTGTTGCCGAGGCCAACCACGACGAGTTTGTTGCAGCAGCAGTAGCTCAATTCGAAAAGCAATTCGGGAAAAAGCCTACCGTTTACGATGTAGTCATCAGCGATGGCGCTAGAAAGATTTCGTAA
- a CDS encoding aldose epimerase family protein, whose product MKISIDKFGVTPQGKQVDLITFENESGAYIKVTSYGAKLVSLVIPDKNGKLADVVLGYNDLESYLNGERFFGSNPGPFANRIKDASFTIDGQTYHLTPNEGANLLHSGSSAIEAEVWDYEVENDAVTFSCSIPDGKYGFPGDTNISICYKWSNNLKLSLDYRATTSKPTHINLTHHSYFNLNGDDCDSILDHIVSIDASSYLETDCNSVPTGNILPVANTPLDLKEAKVIGDGIFSEYEPIQKCKGYDHCYVIDKKEEGLSHCARVLDPKSGRTLDVYCTLPGVQFYTDNFENGVQPGKHGKVYPKRSAFCLEPQFYPNSPNIESFPSTLLRPGREYNQTIVYQFNLKH is encoded by the coding sequence ATGAAAATCTCAATAGACAAGTTTGGGGTAACGCCTCAAGGAAAGCAAGTCGACCTAATTACTTTCGAAAACGAAAGTGGGGCATACATTAAGGTTACCAGCTACGGAGCAAAGTTAGTATCGCTTGTTATCCCTGACAAAAATGGCAAGTTAGCCGATGTTGTACTTGGCTACAACGATCTGGAAAGCTACCTTAACGGAGAGCGCTTTTTTGGATCGAACCCAGGTCCATTTGCGAACCGCATTAAGGATGCCTCGTTTACCATCGACGGACAAACCTACCACCTTACCCCCAACGAGGGTGCCAACCTGCTCCATAGCGGCAGCAGCGCCATTGAGGCCGAGGTTTGGGACTACGAGGTAGAGAACGATGCGGTAACATTCAGCTGCAGCATACCCGATGGGAAATACGGATTCCCTGGCGATACCAACATCAGCATTTGCTACAAGTGGAGCAACAACTTAAAGTTGTCGCTGGACTATCGAGCAACTACCAGCAAGCCTACCCACATCAACCTAACGCATCACTCCTACTTTAACCTTAACGGAGATGACTGCGATTCGATACTAGATCATATCGTATCCATTGATGCCAGTAGCTACCTCGAGACGGACTGCAACTCCGTTCCAACAGGCAACATACTTCCTGTTGCAAATACACCGCTCGATCTAAAGGAAGCCAAGGTTATAGGTGATGGCATCTTCAGCGAATACGAGCCTATACAGAAATGTAAAGGTTACGATCACTGCTACGTTATCGACAAAAAGGAGGAAGGACTCTCGCACTGTGCTCGAGTACTCGATCCTAAATCGGGCAGAACCCTGGACGTATACTGTACACTTCCAGGGGTTCAATTTTACACAGACAACTTCGAAAATGGGGTACAACCCGGCAAACATGGCAAAGTCTATCCCAAAAGGAGTGCCTTTTGCCTAGAGCCACAGTTCTACCCTAACAGTCCAAACATTGAGTCTTTTCCGAGTACCCTGCTCCGACCAGGCAGAGAGTACAACCAGACAATAGTTTATCAGTTTAATCTAAAACATTAG
- a CDS encoding flavin reductase family protein: MPIVETLNDDDMLKKVDINEVKKSATKLIGKDWMLITAGNPDNCNTMTASWGGFGELWNMPVVMIFVRPSRFTYSFVESEDYFTVSFFDEKYRSTLQLCGTVSGRKVEKIKEAGLTPVLSEHGSTYFGEAKLVCECRKVYFADIDPANFLEEKIKKFYPHNDYHRMFIGEIVNTYMK; the protein is encoded by the coding sequence TTGCCAATAGTAGAAACCCTTAATGATGACGATATGCTAAAAAAAGTTGATATAAATGAGGTAAAGAAAAGCGCCACTAAGCTTATAGGGAAAGACTGGATGCTAATTACCGCTGGCAATCCAGACAATTGCAATACAATGACGGCTTCGTGGGGAGGATTTGGAGAACTTTGGAATATGCCCGTTGTGATGATTTTTGTTCGCCCATCTAGGTTTACGTACAGCTTTGTTGAAAGCGAAGATTACTTTACGGTGTCATTCTTCGATGAGAAGTATCGTAGCACGTTGCAGCTATGCGGAACGGTATCAGGCCGTAAGGTGGAAAAGATAAAGGAGGCCGGCTTGACCCCTGTTCTTTCGGAACATGGAAGCACCTATTTCGGGGAAGCTAAACTGGTATGCGAATGCCGAAAAGTATACTTTGCCGATATCGATCCAGCCAATTTCCTTGAGGAGAAAATAAAGAAGTTTTACCCTCATAACGATTACCATCGCATGTTTATTGGGGAAATTGTGAATACGTACATGAAGTAG
- a CDS encoding ATP-binding protein produces MLQLTNEFKNSVITTLLEVRKNFDGTDAAFARQWGINGSVFNRMKAGETEQILKDGKWLSLGRELGVSMSERRWNTAKTEVFKTIEEDVLFCKEYAKGRICVDDCGIGKTYTAQYLSRSLKNCFYVDASQAKTKQLFIRLIAQRIGLDSTGRFADVKANIKYYIKMLPNPIIIIDEAGDLDYPAFLELKELWNGTDGACGWYLIGADGLRAKIERGINGRKVGYRELFSRYSERYTSVVPTGNHDRLQFYRKLITDVLEVNMQDKSLLPTILKKCLTTDGSGYVGGLRRAESLLILNMEA; encoded by the coding sequence ATGTTACAGCTAACCAACGAATTTAAAAATAGCGTGATTACAACGCTACTTGAGGTTCGAAAGAACTTTGATGGTACCGATGCTGCTTTTGCTCGTCAGTGGGGCATAAACGGCTCTGTTTTCAACCGTATGAAGGCAGGCGAAACCGAACAGATTTTGAAGGATGGAAAGTGGTTGAGCCTTGGCCGTGAATTGGGAGTTTCTATGTCGGAGCGCCGATGGAATACGGCAAAAACGGAAGTATTTAAGACCATTGAGGAGGACGTACTTTTTTGTAAGGAGTACGCTAAAGGGCGAATTTGCGTAGACGATTGTGGCATTGGTAAAACCTATACCGCTCAGTACCTATCAAGATCCCTTAAAAACTGCTTTTACGTCGATGCTTCTCAAGCTAAAACAAAGCAGCTGTTCATTAGGCTTATAGCCCAACGTATAGGATTGGATTCGACAGGACGATTTGCCGATGTAAAGGCCAATATCAAGTACTACATAAAGATGCTTCCTAACCCAATCATCATAATTGATGAGGCTGGCGACCTTGACTACCCCGCCTTTTTGGAGCTAAAGGAGCTATGGAACGGAACCGACGGTGCCTGCGGATGGTACCTGATAGGTGCTGATGGTTTAAGAGCCAAAATAGAAAGAGGAATCAATGGTAGAAAAGTAGGCTACCGAGAACTTTTTAGCCGATACTCGGAACGATATACATCTGTAGTGCCCACAGGCAACCATGATAGGCTTCAGTTTTACAGGAAGCTCATAACAGACGTTCTTGAGGTAAATATGCAGGATAAGAGCCTACTCCCTACGATACTTAAGAAGTGTCTAACAACCGATGGAAGCGGGTACGTAGGCGGTTTACGCCGCGCTGAGAGTCTGCTAATCCTAAACATGGAGGCTTAG
- a CDS encoding S24 family peptidase: protein MTINEKFSKIIDELYSGNKRAFANSIGVAPTVIENIVGKRQGNPSFDVLQKTISANANINSEWLLSDRGEMLKANEESNVIVREFKLKTDDMRRSDRVPLYNIEAVAGVVAIFDDLHKQKPTDYLTIPNLPKCDGAVHVTGDSMYPLLKSGDIIAYKVINNKENIFWGEMYLLSIDFDGDTYITVKYVQKSDKEGYVKLVSQNQYHQDKEVPLDSIKFAALVKASIRINSMG, encoded by the coding sequence ATGACTATCAATGAGAAGTTTAGTAAGATTATAGATGAACTTTATTCGGGTAACAAAAGGGCCTTTGCAAACTCAATAGGGGTTGCACCAACCGTTATTGAGAATATTGTAGGTAAAAGACAGGGGAATCCATCGTTCGACGTTTTGCAAAAAACCATATCCGCAAATGCGAACATAAATTCAGAATGGCTGCTTTCTGACAGAGGGGAAATGTTAAAGGCAAATGAAGAATCAAACGTTATAGTCCGTGAGTTTAAACTTAAAACCGACGATATGCGTAGATCTGATAGGGTTCCTTTATACAACATCGAAGCAGTTGCTGGTGTTGTAGCCATATTCGACGACTTACACAAGCAAAAGCCTACAGATTATCTAACCATTCCAAACCTCCCAAAGTGCGATGGTGCAGTTCATGTTACAGGAGATAGCATGTATCCGCTTCTAAAGTCTGGAGATATTATCGCTTACAAGGTCATTAATAACAAGGAAAATATCTTTTGGGGAGAAATGTACCTCCTTTCCATAGACTTCGACGGCGACACCTATATCACGGTTAAGTACGTACAGAAAAGCGACAAGGAAGGATACGTTAAGCTCGTATCCCAAAACCAATATCACCAAGACAAAGAAGTTCCTTTAGACAGCATCAAATTCGCTGCACTTGTAAAAGCGTCAATCCGTATCAACAGTATGGGATAG
- a CDS encoding sodium/sugar symporter encodes MSFSTLDYVVLMAYILIIISVGLWVSRNKGGKKKNASEYFIADKSLSWWVIGTSLIASNISAEQFIAMSGSGYAIGMGIASYEFMAALTLIIVAVFFLPIFLKMGIYTMPEFLEQRYDKRVKTVMAIFWLIVFVFVNLASILYLGALTVKNVLFEGQNLLISGVVVDPLWIGIIVLGLLAASFAIFGGLKAVAVTDVVQVVFLIGGGLVTTYVALKALGHGNPLDGFITLTRDHKDHFDMVLTKGQHMIADGKGGSKDAYMDLPGISVLVGGLWIANLYYWGCNQFIIQRALAAKSINEAQKGLVFAGFLKLLLPLIVVIPGIVAFALNADISKPDEAYPWLLSNIVPTGIKGLAFAALVAAIIGAVAGMLNSISTIFTMDIYKGFINKKASQNNLVLTGRISAGVVLIIAFPIAIMLQNLDQAFQFIQEFTGFVSPGALAIFLLGFFWKKASANGALLAALGTFIFSVALKFLAPEIPFMDRMGIVFILCVLVMVVTAYAEGNKPSDKAIIITPDLFKTTTRFKVSAALICLFLIVIYTIWW; translated from the coding sequence ATGTCATTTTCAACATTGGATTACGTTGTCCTGATGGCTTATATTTTGATTATTATAAGCGTCGGATTGTGGGTTTCGCGCAACAAGGGGGGTAAAAAAAAGAATGCCTCTGAGTACTTTATTGCGGACAAGAGCCTTAGTTGGTGGGTTATTGGCACATCGCTTATTGCAAGTAACATTTCGGCCGAGCAGTTTATCGCCATGTCGGGATCGGGTTATGCGATAGGAATGGGTATTGCATCGTACGAGTTTATGGCAGCACTAACGCTGATTATCGTAGCGGTATTCTTCCTACCAATCTTCCTAAAGATGGGTATTTACACCATGCCCGAGTTCCTAGAGCAACGCTACGACAAGCGCGTAAAGACGGTTATGGCCATATTCTGGTTGATCGTATTCGTTTTCGTAAACCTTGCTTCTATCCTCTACTTAGGTGCCCTTACCGTTAAGAACGTTCTTTTTGAAGGACAAAACCTGCTCATATCGGGTGTCGTTGTTGATCCATTATGGATTGGTATCATTGTGCTTGGATTGCTCGCTGCTTCGTTCGCAATCTTTGGCGGATTAAAAGCAGTAGCTGTAACCGATGTTGTACAGGTAGTATTCCTAATTGGAGGTGGCTTGGTTACCACCTATGTTGCCCTAAAAGCACTTGGACACGGAAATCCTCTCGATGGATTCATAACACTTACCAGAGATCACAAGGACCACTTCGATATGGTACTAACCAAAGGTCAGCACATGATAGCCGATGGTAAGGGTGGCAGCAAGGATGCCTACATGGATCTTCCTGGTATTAGCGTTCTTGTTGGTGGATTATGGATTGCCAACCTATACTACTGGGGATGTAACCAATTCATCATTCAACGTGCGCTTGCTGCAAAGAGCATCAACGAAGCCCAAAAAGGGTTAGTATTTGCCGGATTCCTTAAACTTCTTCTCCCCCTAATCGTTGTTATTCCTGGTATTGTTGCATTTGCACTAAATGCAGACATCAGCAAACCCGACGAGGCTTATCCTTGGTTGCTTTCTAACATTGTACCTACTGGTATTAAAGGGTTGGCTTTTGCTGCTCTGGTTGCTGCAATTATTGGTGCTGTTGCCGGAATGCTTAATAGCATCTCAACCATTTTTACGATGGACATCTACAAAGGATTTATCAACAAGAAGGCATCGCAAAACAACCTTGTTCTTACCGGGAGAATCTCTGCTGGTGTAGTTCTTATTATTGCGTTCCCTATTGCGATTATGCTACAGAACCTCGATCAAGCATTCCAGTTCATTCAGGAATTCACCGGTTTTGTTAGCCCAGGTGCTCTTGCCATCTTCCTACTCGGATTCTTCTGGAAAAAGGCATCTGCAAACGGTGCGCTTCTTGCGGCATTAGGTACTTTCATCTTCTCTGTAGCATTGAAGTTCTTAGCACCTGAGATCCCTTTCATGGACCGTATGGGCATTGTGTTTATCCTATGCGTTTTAGTAATGGTTGTTACTGCATACGCTGAGGGTAACAAACCAAGCGACAAAGCAATTATCATTACTCCAGATCTATTTAAAACCACAACTAGGTTTAAAGTATCTGCAGCGTTAATCTGTTTATTTCTTATAGTAATCTACACCATTTGGTGGTAA
- a CDS encoding GntR family transcriptional regulator: MCQLDFICIDKSLSVSKYKQIINSVLGAISEGRLVLGDKMPSINEICDEFDLSRDTVLAAYNELKSKGIISAHPGKAYYVCSTNVKMEQNIMLLYDELNAFKEELYNSFIKTIDGKANVDLYFHNFNRKIFNHLLKENNYKYTAYVVMPAQFTGISSLLGDLKGKVYVLDQLPVELRGNYPTIYQNFEKQVYSGLMEAKDLIAKYKKIISVYPGGKEPESQLRGFIHFCKEANIPFEVVNDLKDRTVKAGEAYLVVNDAHLVELVKLARSNNLEIGSDIGIISLNDTPLKEVVANGITTISTDFAKMGETLANFILNKTTAQIENPFSLIIRGSL; the protein is encoded by the coding sequence ATGTGCCAACTCGATTTCATTTGCATCGACAAAAGCCTATCTGTTTCGAAGTACAAGCAGATCATCAATTCCGTCCTTGGCGCTATTAGCGAGGGTCGGTTGGTGCTGGGCGATAAAATGCCATCCATTAACGAAATCTGCGACGAATTCGATCTTTCGCGCGACACGGTGCTTGCCGCCTACAACGAGTTAAAGTCAAAAGGTATCATATCCGCTCATCCTGGCAAGGCGTACTATGTCTGCTCCACCAACGTGAAGATGGAGCAAAACATCATGCTTCTATACGATGAATTAAACGCCTTCAAGGAGGAACTTTACAACTCATTCATCAAAACCATCGATGGCAAAGCCAACGTCGATCTCTACTTCCACAATTTCAATCGAAAGATCTTCAACCACCTGCTGAAGGAGAACAACTACAAGTACACAGCCTATGTGGTAATGCCCGCCCAGTTTACCGGCATATCGTCGCTACTTGGTGACCTAAAGGGTAAGGTTTACGTCCTCGACCAGCTTCCTGTGGAGCTGAGAGGGAACTACCCAACCATCTACCAGAACTTTGAGAAGCAGGTGTACAGCGGGCTGATGGAGGCAAAGGATTTAATCGCCAAGTACAAAAAAATCATATCGGTGTACCCTGGTGGTAAAGAGCCAGAGTCTCAGTTACGCGGATTCATCCACTTCTGCAAGGAAGCAAACATCCCCTTCGAGGTGGTAAACGACCTAAAAGATAGAACGGTTAAGGCAGGGGAAGCATACCTAGTAGTTAACGATGCACACCTAGTGGAGTTGGTGAAACTTGCCCGCAGCAACAACTTAGAGATCGGCTCCGACATCGGCATTATCTCGCTTAATGATACGCCACTAAAGGAGGTAGTTGCCAACGGTATCACCACCATATCCACCGACTTTGCCAAAATGGGAGAAACGCTTGCCAACTTTATCCTAAACAAAACAACCGCACAAATCGAGAATCCGTTCTCGCTAATCATCCGCGGTTCTCTTTAA
- a CDS encoding DMT family transporter: MAHHIGQLAALVTAFCWTITGITYQIAGKKIGSVNVNMIRMLIAIVLLSAYSYFTYGSFLPVNATSHNILWLSLSGLVGFVFGDLCLFQAYVVVGARVGMLVMTLSSPIAAIFGWLIMGETMSATSLLGMALTLSGIALVILERPSDNGENGTENGKLKLSYPLKGILLAFGGAFGQGFGLVLSKYGIGSYNAIQGTEIRAIAALVGFALVFFFIRQWPKFFQSVQNPKVVGVVAIGSVFGPFLGVSLSLFAIQHTSTGIASTIMSIMPILIIPAAIFLFKEKVTSKEVIGALIAIAGVGLFFL, from the coding sequence ATGGCACACCACATTGGGCAGTTGGCGGCTCTTGTCACCGCATTCTGTTGGACGATTACAGGGATAACCTACCAAATAGCAGGGAAAAAGATTGGGTCGGTAAACGTTAACATGATCCGAATGCTCATAGCCATTGTACTTCTTTCGGCATACAGCTACTTTACCTACGGAAGTTTCTTACCAGTTAACGCTACTTCGCACAACATACTTTGGCTGTCGCTATCTGGCCTAGTTGGTTTCGTATTTGGCGATCTCTGCCTCTTTCAGGCCTACGTTGTGGTTGGAGCGCGCGTTGGTATGCTGGTAATGACACTCAGTTCGCCGATTGCGGCCATCTTCGGCTGGCTGATCATGGGTGAAACGATGTCGGCAACCAGCCTGCTGGGAATGGCTTTAACCCTTAGCGGAATTGCCCTAGTGATTCTGGAGCGCCCCTCCGACAACGGTGAAAATGGAACCGAGAATGGGAAACTCAAGCTTTCGTATCCGCTAAAGGGCATTCTTCTTGCCTTTGGTGGCGCATTCGGACAAGGATTTGGGCTGGTGCTAAGCAAGTACGGCATTGGCAGCTACAACGCCATTCAGGGAACGGAAATCAGGGCTATTGCGGCACTGGTTGGCTTTGCTTTAGTTTTCTTTTTCATCAGGCAGTGGCCGAAGTTCTTTCAGTCTGTCCAAAATCCGAAGGTTGTAGGCGTGGTTGCCATTGGCTCGGTGTTTGGCCCCTTTCTGGGAGTATCCCTCTCGCTATTTGCCATACAGCATACATCAACAGGCATTGCCTCCACCATCATGTCCATAATGCCCATCCTCATCATTCCAGCGGCCATCTTTCTATTCAAAGAAAAGGTGACGTCAAAGGAGGTTATCGGGGCACTGATTGCCATTGCGGGAGTTGGCCTTTTCTTTCTGTAG
- a CDS encoding sugar phosphate nucleotidyltransferase yields the protein MKPTLLILAAGMGSRYGSLKQMDGLGPNGETIMDYSVYDAIRAGFGKVVFVIRGSFEKEFKEMFSKERYGNKIEVDYVLQELNKIPSQFTLNPERSKPWGTNHAVMMAKDAIKEPFAVINADDFYGKDAFAVLGKFLSEINGKKNEYCMVGYHLGNTLSEMGSVSRGVCSSDANKNLTGVVERTSIEKIDGVIKYKDENGEQVAVAADTIVSMNMWGFTPDYFEHSDAMFTDFLANNMENIKSEFFIPLVVNKLINDGTSILKVLDTNAQWFGVTYQGDRPAVVEKLNSLIKNGEYPSKLWE from the coding sequence ATGAAACCAACATTGTTGATACTCGCTGCCGGAATGGGAAGCCGCTACGGCAGCCTTAAGCAAATGGATGGGCTTGGTCCAAACGGCGAGACCATCATGGATTACTCGGTTTACGACGCTATCCGCGCCGGATTCGGCAAGGTGGTATTCGTAATCCGTGGCAGCTTCGAAAAGGAGTTTAAGGAAATGTTCTCGAAGGAGCGCTACGGCAATAAGATTGAAGTGGACTACGTGCTTCAGGAGCTAAACAAGATCCCAAGCCAGTTTACCCTTAATCCAGAGCGCTCCAAGCCTTGGGGTACAAACCATGCCGTTATGATGGCAAAGGATGCCATTAAGGAACCTTTTGCGGTTATCAATGCCGACGATTTCTACGGCAAGGATGCCTTTGCCGTACTAGGTAAGTTCCTTAGCGAGATCAACGGCAAGAAGAACGAGTACTGCATGGTGGGCTATCACTTGGGCAATACGCTTTCGGAGATGGGTTCTGTATCGCGCGGAGTTTGCAGCTCTGATGCCAACAAGAACCTAACTGGTGTGGTAGAGCGTACCAGCATCGAAAAGATCGATGGCGTTATTAAGTATAAGGACGAAAATGGCGAACAGGTTGCCGTTGCAGCCGACACCATTGTTTCGATGAACATGTGGGGCTTTACCCCCGACTACTTCGAGCATTCGGATGCCATGTTCACCGATTTCCTTGCCAACAACATGGAAAACATCAAGTCGGAATTCTTTATTCCGCTAGTGGTTAACAAGCTCATCAACGATGGGACATCAATCCTTAAGGTTCTTGACACCAACGCGCAGTGGTTTGGCGTAACCTACCAAGGCGACCGTCCTGCTGTAGTTGAGAAGCTGAATAGCCTTATCAAGAACGGCGAATACCCAAGCAAACTTTGGGAATAG